A segment of the Asinibacterium sp. OR53 genome:
GAAGCAACAGTTTCAACACGCCGTTCTCATATTTGGCCTGGATGGCATCTGCATTGATGTTTTCATCGAGGTTGAAGCTGCGTTTGAAGCTCTGGTAGCTGAACTCTTTGCGGATGGTTTTGTACTCCTTGTTCTCAGTTTCGGTTTTCTTTTCGTAACTGATGGTGAGCAAACCATTTTCCACATCGATCTTAAAATCTTCTTTGTTGCGGCCGGGTGCATTCAATTCTACATGATAAGCATCGGCGGTTTCATGGATGTTCACTTTGGGAGTGCTGAAAGCTGTTTGCACATCCCTTCCCCAGTTAACGGGATGG
Coding sequences within it:
- a CDS encoding Hsp20/alpha crystallin family protein, which encodes MTLVKHHPAAHFTNLFDEFFGNHPVNWGRDVQTAFSTPKVNIHETADAYHVELNAPGRNKEDFKIDVENGLLTISYEKKTETENKEYKTIRKEFSYQSFKRSFNLDENINADAIQAKYENGVLKLLLPKKEEVKTAPKQITIS